The genomic window CCTGGTCCTCGCACTGGGAGCACTCGGTGGCGCTGACGGAGGAGGGCCCGCTGGTCCTCACCGCGGTCGACGGCGGCAGGGCGAAGCTGGCGGAGCTGGGAGTCACCGCGGCGCCGGACCCGCTGGCCGCTTGACCGCCGGCCGCCCGAACCGTGGCGTAACGATCACCCGTGTTGGGCAAACTTCCCGGATTCGTCTTTTCCAGGGGCCTGACGTAGACTGATGTGTCGGCTCTCGTGTACCCGTATGCCCGCTTGCGGTCAGATGGTGCTCGAGAGCTGATCAAGGTAGCCGATTCGAAGGGCGAAGCGTGGCCAAGAAGCAAGGTGCCATCGAAATTGAGGGCACCGTGATCGAGTCCCTGCCGAACGCCATGTTCAAGGTGGAGCTCCAGAACGGTCACAAGGTCCTCGCGCACATCTCCGGCAAGATGCGGATGCACTACATCCGTATCCTTCCGGACGACCGGGTCGTCGTGGAGCTGTCTCCGTACGACCTCACGCGTGGCCGGATCGTCTACCGGTACAAGTAGATCTTGCCCTCGCCCCGCTCCCGTGGGGTGCTGGCACTGACCCGGAGAACCTCACATCCCATGAAGGTCAAGCCGAGCGTCAAGAAGATCTGCGACAAGTGCAAGGTGATCCGCCGTCACGGCCGGGTCATGGTCATCTGCGACAACCTGCGCCACAAGCAGCGCCAGGGCTGACGCACGACCTCCTGCACTTCGCAGTTACTTCGCGCGACGCGAGCAAAACATGTAGATACGCAGAGCCCGCCCAGCCCGCAAGGGTCGGCGGCACCTCCGGCGGGGGCCGGGGACTCGGACGTACCACCTCACAATCGGTGGGGTCGGCGGCCGGGAGTGGTTCTGCGGAAGACCCCCGAACACCACAGGAGCCATTGAATGGCACGCGTTTCCGGTGTTGACATCCCGCGCGACAAGCGTGTGGAGGTCGCACTCACCTACGTCTTCGGCATCGGCCGCACCCTGGCGAAGGAGACCCTCGCCGCGACCGGTGTGAACCCGAACACCCGCGTTCGTGACCTGGCCGAGGAAGACCTGGTCAAGATCCGCGAGTACGTGGACGCCAACCTCAAGACCGAGGGTGACCTCCGCCGTGAGGTCCAGGCCGACATCCGCCGCAAGGTCGAGATCGGCTGCTACCAGGGTCTGCGTCACCGCCGCGGTCTGCCGGTCCACGGCCAGCGCACCAGCACGAACGCTCGTACCCGCAAGGGCCCGCGTCGCGCCATCGCCGGTAAGAAGAAGCCGGGCAAGAAGTAGTCCTCA from Streptomyces formicae includes these protein-coding regions:
- the rpsM gene encoding 30S ribosomal protein S13 yields the protein MARVSGVDIPRDKRVEVALTYVFGIGRTLAKETLAATGVNPNTRVRDLAEEDLVKIREYVDANLKTEGDLRREVQADIRRKVEIGCYQGLRHRRGLPVHGQRTSTNARTRKGPRRAIAGKKKPGKK
- the infA gene encoding translation initiation factor IF-1; this translates as MAKKQGAIEIEGTVIESLPNAMFKVELQNGHKVLAHISGKMRMHYIRILPDDRVVVELSPYDLTRGRIVYRYK
- the rpmJ gene encoding 50S ribosomal protein L36, with product MKVKPSVKKICDKCKVIRRHGRVMVICDNLRHKQRQG